One segment of Bacteroides caecimuris DNA contains the following:
- the istB gene encoding IS21-like element helper ATPase IstB: MTSNNKTSRTVGKNMDRIMELLSKLRFYGMLETYRNDCRTTSSDGMTNDEFLKWLLESEYDYRRNVSIERLIKSANFRYKAYMEKIDYTIKRNLDRNQLERLASLDFIRDGQNVFITGSSGTGKSYIASAIGYEACKNGIKTLYSNASKLMGQLKIAKNKGTIESEMKKIEKCQLLILDDLFLIGLDARERSILMEIIEDRHGLKSIIITSQLPVESWYDAIGDPTVADAILDRIVHTAHKIELTGDSVRKINAKKK, encoded by the coding sequence ATGACAAGTAATAATAAAACAAGCAGAACTGTCGGAAAAAATATGGACAGAATAATGGAACTACTCTCCAAGTTACGTTTTTACGGTATGCTTGAAACATATAGAAATGACTGCAGGACCACATCCTCTGATGGTATGACAAACGATGAGTTTCTTAAATGGCTTCTTGAAAGCGAATATGATTACAGACGCAATGTAAGCATTGAGAGACTGATAAAGTCTGCAAACTTCAGATATAAGGCATATATGGAAAAAATAGACTATACCATAAAACGTAACCTTGACCGTAACCAGCTTGAGAGACTTGCATCTCTTGATTTTATAAGAGACGGACAGAATGTTTTCATCACGGGAAGCTCCGGTACAGGTAAAAGCTATATAGCTTCAGCCATAGGATATGAGGCATGTAAGAATGGAATAAAGACTTTGTATTCAAATGCGTCAAAGCTTATGGGACAGCTTAAAATTGCCAAAAACAAGGGCACTATAGAATCTGAGATGAAAAAAATAGAAAAGTGTCAACTGCTGATTCTTGACGATCTGTTTCTTATAGGACTGGATGCCAGGGAAAGGTCAATCCTTATGGAAATAATAGAAGACAGACACGGATTAAAATCAATCATAATAACATCACAACTTCCTGTCGAAAGCTGGTATGATGCAATTGGTGATCCTACAGTAGCTGACGCAATCCTGGACAGAATTGTACATACAGCACACAAGATTGAACTTACCGGGGATTCTGTAAGAAAGATTAATGCTAAAAAGAAATAG
- a CDS encoding helix-turn-helix transcriptional regulator yields the protein MMRLTALLRHTADIYPIHSASLQSITDKAEELVKKRYSVSRMVREMESFAHDTEVLRLIVSTFKSIPVQPTLKMRDYKPYMALVACSPEDFAFCYLCNDLVAVYETECRTPELMFFCDLLRCMRGRSYLNCVTNRVCDYFFRARRDTLRHISSPLKESEMQYAESRLKELEEAVFRLKVKMYKWHTFTAEELAGMCGMSYSHFRSRFEEYYGCSATDWLRQERISRIKEDLSYRPELALKEVAERNRFLSASNFSDFCNQQVLKTPGELKKEGYEEWCERRMKYWNSES from the coding sequence ATGATGAGATTGACAGCCCTGCTACGGCACACAGCCGATATATATCCCATACATTCCGCAAGTCTGCAAAGCATAACGGACAAGGCGGAAGAACTTGTAAAGAAACGTTACTCCGTAAGCCGTATGGTACGCGAAATGGAGAGTTTCGCCCATGATACAGAGGTGCTGCGCCTGATTGTCAGCACATTCAAATCCATTCCTGTCCAGCCTACATTGAAAATGCGTGACTATAAGCCTTACATGGCTCTTGTGGCATGCTCGCCTGAAGATTTTGCATTCTGCTACCTGTGCAATGACCTCGTAGCCGTCTATGAAACGGAGTGCCGGACACCGGAACTGATGTTTTTCTGCGACCTGCTCCGCTGCATGAGGGGACGCTCCTATCTTAACTGTGTGACCAACCGGGTGTGCGACTACTTTTTCAGGGCGCGCCGTGACACCCTCCGCCATATCTCCAGCCCTCTGAAGGAATCTGAAATGCAATATGCGGAAAGCCGTCTGAAAGAACTGGAAGAAGCGGTCTTCCGCCTGAAAGTGAAGATGTATAAGTGGCACACCTTTACAGCAGAGGAGCTGGCAGGGATGTGTGGCATGAGCTATTCCCATTTCCGAAGCCGTTTTGAAGAATATTACGGCTGTTCCGCGACCGACTGGCTCCGGCAGGAGCGCATAAGCCGTATCAAGGAAGACCTTTCCTACCGTCCCGAACTTGCCCTGAAGGAAGTGGCTGAACGCAACCGGTTCCTCTCTGCAAGTAATTTTTCCGACTTCTGCAACCAGCAGGTTCTCAAGACACCCGGAGAACTGAAAAAAGAGGGATATGAGGAATGGTGCGAGAGAAGGATGAAATACTGGAACAGTGAATCATGA
- the istA gene encoding IS21 family transposase — MKIRIKHILRCYQSGMSIRGISSSLLVSRNTVKRYIRIYEDMGIELERLLKMDEQHLHELFGTETDKESSGSAEYKYLQERIPDYMKRLKVRGTTRRSLYEEYLKNRPQGYSYCSFCLYIRREREVKIPVGRIDHIAGDQMYVDFAGDKLYLSYERTGNKVPVEVFAAILPCSQITYYEAVPSQKKEHLIQACENAFHYFGGVPNAIVPDNLRSAVTKPGGVEPVINDDFAAFADHYGCVVFPARVRKPKDKALVENAVRLLYREVYSKMTGLKFNDLEALNIEIMKHTDALNSRKMYNRNYSRRERFLEVEKDRLHTLPATKFISKSRKTATVMRNSYVSLNNHYYSVPKEYIGDTVELLYDGDTVEIYHKFRHITTHRKDDTPFTYSEKPSHKLSGVPHEYRIRMDDIYRKACEIDPVLEEYIKRVAVAKKYPVQAVRSADGILSLVERFGHDRVVLSCQVAMEFGMFGYNELESILVNREDEKYHVQMEGQAPELTPKHRNLRGKDYFNSKNMDKNDK; from the coding sequence ATGAAAATAAGAATCAAGCACATACTGCGGTGTTATCAGTCAGGAATGAGTATCCGCGGTATCAGTTCTTCTCTCCTTGTTTCACGTAATACAGTCAAACGTTATATCCGTATATACGAAGATATGGGTATAGAACTTGAGCGTCTGTTGAAAATGGACGAGCAGCATCTGCATGAGCTTTTCGGTACGGAGACTGACAAAGAATCGTCTGGATCTGCAGAGTATAAGTATCTTCAAGAACGTATACCTGATTACATGAAACGACTTAAGGTCCGTGGGACAACAAGAAGGTCCTTGTATGAGGAATATCTTAAAAATCGTCCACAAGGTTACAGCTACTGTTCTTTTTGTTTGTATATCAGACGAGAAAGGGAAGTAAAGATTCCTGTTGGACGCATAGATCATATAGCCGGTGATCAGATGTATGTGGATTTTGCCGGTGACAAACTTTATCTCTCATACGAAAGAACAGGCAATAAGGTTCCCGTAGAAGTATTTGCCGCCATACTTCCATGCAGCCAGATTACCTATTACGAGGCTGTACCATCACAAAAGAAAGAACACCTTATCCAGGCATGTGAAAATGCTTTCCATTATTTTGGAGGTGTCCCCAATGCCATAGTTCCAGACAACCTGAGATCAGCCGTAACAAAGCCTGGAGGTGTTGAACCTGTAATCAATGACGACTTTGCTGCATTTGCAGACCATTATGGATGTGTTGTCTTCCCGGCAAGAGTACGAAAGCCTAAAGACAAAGCTCTGGTTGAGAATGCTGTAAGACTGCTCTACAGGGAGGTGTATTCAAAGATGACGGGATTGAAATTCAATGATCTTGAAGCCTTGAACATAGAAATAATGAAGCATACGGATGCGTTGAACAGCCGAAAGATGTACAATCGCAACTACAGCCGTCGGGAACGTTTCCTCGAGGTCGAGAAAGACAGGCTGCATACATTGCCGGCAACAAAATTTATATCAAAAAGCCGGAAAACGGCAACTGTCATGAGAAACAGTTATGTATCGCTTAACAATCACTATTACAGTGTTCCTAAAGAGTATATCGGCGATACTGTAGAATTACTGTATGATGGGGACACAGTGGAGATATATCATAAGTTCAGACACATAACGACACATCGAAAGGATGATACACCTTTCACTTATTCAGAAAAACCGTCCCACAAACTTTCGGGAGTGCCACATGAATACAGAATCAGAATGGATGATATATACCGCAAGGCATGTGAAATTGATCCGGTATTGGAAGAGTACATAAAGCGTGTGGCCGTTGCCAAGAAATATCCGGTCCAGGCCGTACGTTCAGCCGATGGCATATTAAGTCTTGTGGAGCGTTTCGGACATGACAGGGTGGTTCTTTCATGTCAGGTGGCAATGGAATTCGGTATGTTCGGATACAACGAACTTGAAAGTATTCTGGTAAACAGGGAAGATGAGAAGTATCATGTACAGATGGAGGGACAGGCTCCAGAACTTACCCCCAAACACAGAAATCTCAGAGGCAAGGATTATTTTAACTCTAAAAACATGGATAAAAATGACAAGTAA
- a CDS encoding DUF4375 domain-containing protein, with the protein MIHWIKKLFGIRCSEQITEELIERLPADKLCRKYIDGELASDMESEVFDCIMCAVELHAEVINGGFNQYYYNSGGERAQKAEDTFVKLGADRIADVVKRANNQYAANRDELQSVWDGTKEGFAHGYKEKLFDAFDDEYYAFMKNDRQLYTMIGTYIKQHPQEFLTGMTE; encoded by the coding sequence ATGATACACTGGATAAAGAAACTGTTCGGGATAAGATGCTCCGAACAGATAACGGAAGAGTTGATAGAGCGTCTTCCTGCCGATAAACTCTGCCGGAAATATATCGACGGAGAACTGGCAAGCGATATGGAGAGCGAAGTATTCGACTGCATAATGTGCGCGGTGGAACTGCACGCGGAGGTCATCAACGGCGGTTTCAACCAATACTACTACAATTCCGGTGGCGAACGTGCGCAAAAAGCCGAGGACACCTTTGTCAAGCTCGGAGCAGACCGGATCGCTGATGTCGTGAAACGAGCCAACAACCAATATGCCGCCAACCGGGATGAACTGCAATCGGTATGGGACGGAACGAAGGAAGGATTCGCCCACGGGTATAAAGAGAAGCTCTTTGATGCCTTCGATGATGAGTACTATGCCTTTATGAAGAATGACCGGCAACTCTACACGATGATAGGCACATACATCAAACAGCATCCGCAGGAGTTTCTCACAGGAATGACCGAGTGA
- the feoB gene encoding ferrous iron transport protein B: MRLSELETGEKGVIVKVLGHGGFRKRIVEMGFIKGKTVEVLLNAPLKDPIKYKVLGYEISLRRQEAEMIEVISEEEAKELAEKTVYHEGLPEDLSVKEEDMKRLALGKRRTINVALVGNPNSGKTSLFNLASGAHEHVGNYSGVTVDAKEGYFDFEGYHFRIVDLPGTYSLSAYTPEEIYVRRHIIDETPDVIINVVDSSNLERNLYLTTQLIDMNVRMVVALNIYDELEASGNTLDYHLLSKLFGVPMLPTASKKNRGLDTLFHVVINLYEGVDFFDKQGNMNPEVLKDLTEWHDSLEDRKNHEEEHLEDYVREHKKTGRVFRHIHINHGPDIEKAIEAVKSEVSKNEFIRHKYSTRFLSIKLLENDPDIERIVRTLPNADEILHVRDKMSKRVQETMNEDCESAITDAKYGFISGALKETFTDNHLEQAQTTKVLDSIVTHRVWGFPIFFLFMYLMFEGTFVIGEYPMMGIEWMVEQLGELLRNNMSEGPFKDLLIDGIIGGVGAVIVFLPNILILYFCISIMEDSGYMARAAFIMDKIMHKMGLHGKSFIPLIMGFGCNVPAIIASRTIENRKSRLITMLVNPLMSCSARLPIYLLLVGAFFPNNASLVLLSIYVIGIVLAVVMARLFSKFLIKGDDTPFVMELPPYRMPTAKSIFRHTWEKGAQYLKKMGGIIMIASIIIWFLGYYPNHDAYETVAEQQENSYIGQLGRGIEPVIKPLGFDWKLGIGLLSGVGAKELVVSTLGVLYADDPDADSVSLAERIPITPLVAFCYMLFVLIYFPCIAALAAIKQESGSWKWALFAACYTTALAWLVSFAVYQIGGLFV; encoded by the coding sequence ATGCGTTTGTCCGAATTAGAAACAGGAGAAAAAGGTGTTATTGTAAAGGTATTGGGGCACGGTGGTTTTCGTAAACGTATTGTGGAGATGGGCTTCATTAAAGGTAAAACGGTTGAAGTGCTGTTGAACGCTCCGCTAAAAGATCCTATAAAATATAAAGTCTTAGGTTATGAGATATCCCTTCGTCGTCAGGAAGCTGAAATGATCGAAGTAATCAGCGAGGAGGAGGCAAAAGAACTGGCTGAAAAGACTGTTTATCATGAAGGATTACCCGAAGACCTTTCAGTAAAAGAAGAAGATATGAAACGGTTGGCGTTAGGTAAACGTCGTACCATCAATGTTGCCTTGGTCGGAAATCCGAACAGTGGCAAGACTTCTTTGTTTAATCTTGCGTCCGGTGCTCATGAACATGTAGGAAATTACAGCGGTGTGACCGTGGATGCCAAAGAAGGTTATTTTGACTTCGAAGGCTATCATTTCCGTATTGTCGATTTGCCGGGAACTTATTCTTTATCTGCTTATACACCGGAAGAAATCTATGTTCGCCGTCATATTATCGATGAAACTCCTGACGTGATTATTAATGTCGTCGATTCTTCTAATTTGGAGCGAAACTTATATCTGACTACTCAATTGATAGATATGAATGTCCGCATGGTAGTGGCTCTGAATATCTATGATGAACTGGAAGCCAGTGGAAATACATTAGATTACCATTTGTTGAGCAAGCTGTTCGGGGTGCCGATGCTGCCTACTGCCAGTAAGAAAAATCGTGGATTGGATACGTTGTTTCATGTAGTTATCAATCTGTATGAAGGAGTAGACTTCTTCGATAAACAGGGAAACATGAATCCGGAAGTTCTCAAAGACCTGACTGAATGGCATGACTCTTTGGAAGACCGTAAGAACCATGAGGAAGAGCATTTGGAAGATTATGTGCGTGAACATAAAAAGACGGGGCGTGTCTTCCGGCATATTCATATAAATCACGGTCCTGATATAGAAAAAGCCATTGAGGCTGTAAAAAGTGAAGTGTCTAAGAATGAGTTTATCCGGCATAAATATTCTACCCGTTTCCTCTCCATTAAATTGTTGGAAAATGATCCTGACATTGAGCGTATTGTACGCACATTGCCGAATGCGGATGAAATTCTTCATGTCCGCGACAAGATGTCGAAGCGTGTTCAGGAGACAATGAATGAGGATTGTGAATCGGCTATTACTGATGCTAAATATGGATTTATCAGTGGCGCGTTGAAAGAAACGTTTACGGATAATCATCTGGAACAGGCGCAGACAACAAAGGTATTGGATTCGATTGTAACTCATCGTGTCTGGGGATTCCCTATTTTCTTTCTTTTTATGTATCTGATGTTTGAGGGTACATTTGTCATTGGCGAATATCCGATGATGGGGATTGAATGGATGGTAGAGCAGCTTGGTGAATTGTTGCGCAATAACATGTCGGAAGGTCCATTTAAAGATCTGCTGATTGATGGAATTATCGGTGGGGTAGGAGCTGTCATTGTTTTTTTACCGAATATCTTGATTCTTTATTTCTGTATTTCTATCATGGAGGATTCTGGTTATATGGCTCGTGCGGCTTTTATCATGGATAAGATCATGCATAAAATGGGGTTGCACGGAAAGTCGTTCATTCCTCTGATTATGGGATTCGGATGTAATGTGCCTGCGATAATAGCGTCCCGTACCATTGAGAACCGGAAGAGTCGTCTCATTACCATGTTGGTGAATCCATTGATGTCTTGCAGTGCACGTCTGCCGATTTATTTATTGTTGGTGGGTGCTTTCTTCCCGAACAATGCAAGTTTGGTGCTGTTAAGTATCTATGTGATTGGTATTGTGCTGGCTGTGGTAATGGCTCGCTTGTTTAGCAAGTTTCTGATAAAGGGTGATGATACGCCGTTTGTGATGGAGCTTCCTCCTTACCGAATGCCGACAGCGAAGTCTATCTTCCGGCATACATGGGAAAAGGGAGCACAGTATCTGAAAAAGATGGGCGGAATTATTATGATTGCTTCTATTATTATCTGGTTTTTGGGCTATTATCCGAATCATGATGCTTATGAAACGGTTGCCGAGCAGCAGGAAAATTCTTATATCGGTCAGTTGGGACGCGGGATAGAGCCAGTAATAAAACCATTGGGATTTGATTGGAAATTAGGTATTGGCTTGCTTTCCGGTGTAGGGGCGAAAGAATTGGTGGTAAGTACGTTAGGCGTTTTGTATGCAGATGATCCGGATGCTGACTCGGTAAGTCTGGCAGAACGTATTCCGATTACTCCATTGGTTGCTTTTTGTTATATGCTGTTTGTATTGATTTACTTCCCGTGTATTGCGGCGTTGGCGGCTATCAAACAGGAATCGGGTAGTTGGAAATGGGCGCTTTTTGCTGCCTGCTATACAACGGCATTAGCTTGGCTTGTATCATTTGCTGTTTATCAGATTGGAGGATTGTTTGTATGA
- the tilS gene encoding tRNA lysidine(34) synthetase TilS, producing the protein MIQQRVTKYIEKEHLFSPDAKVLIALSGGTDSVALLCILHTAGYHCEAAHCNFHLRGEESDRDEQFVRQLCKRTGIHLHTIDFNTTQYAQEKQISIEMAARELRYAWFEKTRKECQADVIAVAHHQDDSVETILLNLIRGTGITGLLGIRPRNGAIVRPLLCINREDIIHYLESIGQDYVTDSTNLEDEYTRNKIRLNLLPLMQEINPSVKKNLIDTSNYLNDVATIYNKCIEETKKNIVTTEGIRISELVKEPAPEAILFEILHPLGFNSAQIKDIAFSLHSQPGKQFCSKKWRVIKDREFLLIEAIESENKVLPPFQIIKEEKEYTPDFLIPRDKGIACFDADKLNGDIHYRKWQTGDTFIPFGMKGKKKISDYLTDRKFSISQKERQWVLCCGEHIAWLIGERTDNRFRIDETTKRIVIYKIV; encoded by the coding sequence ATGATACAACAACGAGTTACAAAATATATAGAAAAAGAACATTTGTTCTCACCAGATGCCAAAGTCCTGATTGCATTGAGTGGCGGCACCGACTCGGTGGCACTGCTATGTATTCTGCACACAGCAGGTTATCATTGCGAAGCCGCACACTGTAATTTCCACCTACGAGGCGAAGAATCAGACCGGGATGAACAGTTTGTCCGCCAACTTTGCAAAAGAACCGGAATCCATTTGCATACAATTGATTTTAACACGACACAATACGCACAGGAAAAGCAGATTTCGATTGAAATGGCTGCACGCGAATTACGCTATGCCTGGTTCGAAAAAACGAGAAAAGAATGCCAGGCAGATGTGATCGCCGTAGCACATCATCAGGATGATAGCGTAGAAACCATACTACTCAACCTGATTCGAGGTACAGGAATTACCGGTTTATTAGGAATCCGCCCCCGCAACGGAGCAATCGTGCGACCTCTGCTTTGCATCAACCGGGAAGACATCATTCATTATCTGGAGAGCATCGGACAAGATTATGTAACAGACAGCACCAATCTGGAAGACGAATATACCCGTAATAAAATCCGGCTCAATCTCCTTCCTCTTATGCAGGAAATCAATCCGTCAGTCAAAAAGAATCTGATAGACACAAGCAATTATCTGAACGATGTAGCTACCATATATAATAAATGTATAGAGGAAACCAAAAAGAATATTGTAACGACAGAAGGTATCCGAATCAGTGAGTTAGTAAAGGAACCGGCCCCCGAAGCTATTCTATTCGAAATCTTACATCCTCTAGGCTTCAATTCTGCACAAATTAAAGATATTGCCTTTTCGCTTCACAGCCAACCGGGCAAACAATTTTGCAGTAAAAAATGGAGAGTGATAAAAGACAGAGAATTCTTATTAATAGAAGCTATTGAATCGGAGAATAAAGTTCTTCCTCCTTTTCAAATCATCAAAGAAGAAAAAGAATACACCCCTGATTTCCTAATTCCACGCGACAAAGGAATAGCCTGTTTTGATGCCGACAAACTGAATGGAGATATTCATTACCGGAAATGGCAGACAGGAGACACTTTTATTCCTTTCGGAATGAAAGGAAAGAAAAAAATAAGCGATTATCTGACCGACCGCAAATTTTCTATCAGTCAAAAAGAACGCCAGTGGGTACTCTGTTGTGGAGAACACATTGCGTGGCTGATAGGCGAACGAACAGACAACCGCTTTCGTATTGATGAAACAACTAAGCGTATCGTAATCTACAAAATAGTTTGA
- a CDS encoding DUF3997 domain-containing protein: MKTVISLFFLLLPLIQGCGFVYEQHLTGNYYLIAVDTKDDMDVCYHRQKDDNAPYTGITGANVYAVGYDDEFILVKAYRALRDSMGVSLQRYDKNTTEYYIIPVNNAQEAWEAQENKFGALSKKDFEAKRKELGVPDDITFKRL, translated from the coding sequence ATGAAAACAGTTATATCATTATTCTTTTTATTGTTGCCCCTAATACAAGGTTGCGGGTTCGTATATGAACAGCATCTTACCGGAAACTACTACTTGATAGCGGTAGATACCAAAGATGATATGGACGTGTGTTATCACAGGCAGAAAGATGATAATGCACCCTATACGGGAATAACCGGAGCAAATGTTTATGCAGTGGGATATGACGATGAATTTATTCTTGTCAAGGCATATCGTGCTTTGAGGGACAGCATGGGCGTTTCCTTACAGCGTTATGACAAGAATACAACCGAATATTACATCATTCCCGTAAATAACGCACAAGAAGCATGGGAAGCACAAGAAAACAAATTCGGGGCACTCAGTAAAAAGGACTTTGAAGCTAAACGAAAAGAACTGGGAGTACCAGATGATATAACTTTCAAGAGGCTATAA
- a CDS encoding DUF4304 domain-containing protein, with the protein MYIKELSKGIKIKGFKKNSLTWLCQCDPFVYMFRIEPGKYCDKNWQYYTLEIGIYSSDVFALCWGKVPKGKSVKNTDCCLRGSISDFFQENGDIEFYEDVDVKELQERINFLIEKDIIPFFNKIKSFEKLYRIMLFYEEKAIQQELHQIYIACIEYIMNKKNDALIRLEKINNQVWKKKAQEVIMRMTNKQLSAENN; encoded by the coding sequence ATGTATATCAAAGAACTATCGAAAGGAATAAAAATAAAAGGTTTTAAAAAGAATAGCTTAACTTGGTTATGCCAATGTGATCCTTTTGTTTATATGTTCAGAATTGAACCAGGCAAATATTGTGATAAAAATTGGCAATATTATACTTTGGAGATAGGAATCTATTCTTCAGATGTTTTTGCTTTGTGTTGGGGTAAAGTGCCAAAGGGTAAAAGTGTAAAAAATACAGATTGTTGTTTGAGAGGTAGCATTTCTGATTTCTTTCAAGAAAATGGCGACATTGAATTTTATGAAGATGTAGATGTAAAGGAATTACAAGAAAGAATAAATTTCTTAATTGAAAAAGATATTATTCCTTTCTTTAATAAAATAAAATCATTTGAAAAGCTATATAGAATAATGCTTTTCTACGAAGAAAAGGCTATTCAACAAGAATTGCATCAAATATATATTGCTTGTATTGAATATATAATGAATAAAAAAAATGATGCTTTAATACGATTAGAGAAAATCAATAATCAAGTATGGAAGAAGAAGGCACAAGAAGTAATAATGAGAATGACTAACAAACAACTAAGTGCTGAAAACAATTAG
- a CDS encoding 4Fe-4S binding protein: protein MTVNEAYLIYFSPTHTSKQVAEAIVHGTGIKNILPINVTQQIADEIVIPASALAVVVVPVYGGHVAPLAMERLRYIRGVDTPTVLVVVYGNRAYEKALMELDAFAIPHGLKVIAGATFIGEHSYSTDKHPIAVGRPDESDLAFATEFGKKIMGKIQIADSMDTLYPVDVRAIKRPIQPFFPLFRFLRRVIKLRKSGTPLPRTPWVEDENLCTHCGLCVVRCPAGAITKGDELHTDEAKCIKCCACVKVCVKKARVYDTPFAALLSDCFKKQKLPQTIL, encoded by the coding sequence ATGACAGTAAATGAAGCTTATTTAATTTATTTTTCGCCTACACATACATCTAAACAAGTTGCGGAAGCGATTGTTCACGGAACGGGCATAAAAAATATTCTTCCTATCAATGTGACGCAGCAAATTGCAGATGAAATTGTGATTCCTGCATCTGCTTTGGCTGTTGTTGTAGTACCTGTGTATGGAGGTCATGTCGCCCCTCTGGCAATGGAGCGTTTACGGTATATCCGGGGAGTGGATACTCCGACCGTTTTAGTGGTGGTATATGGAAACCGTGCTTATGAAAAAGCTTTAATGGAACTGGATGCTTTTGCTATTCCTCATGGATTGAAAGTGATTGCCGGGGCAACTTTTATTGGAGAACATTCATATAGTACTGACAAACATCCGATTGCGGTGGGACGTCCTGATGAGTCGGATTTAGCCTTTGCTACGGAATTTGGGAAGAAAATCATGGGAAAAATACAGATTGCCGATAGTATGGATACCCTTTATCCGGTAGATGTACGTGCTATTAAACGTCCGATCCAGCCATTCTTTCCTTTGTTCCGTTTTTTGAGGAGGGTTATCAAGTTGCGTAAAAGTGGAACACCGCTTCCCCGTACTCCTTGGGTGGAGGATGAGAATTTGTGTACCCATTGTGGGTTGTGTGTGGTCCGTTGTCCGGCAGGAGCTATAACGAAAGGGGATGAACTGCATACAGATGAAGCTAAATGTATCAAGTGTTGTGCCTGTGTAAAAGTCTGCGTTAAGAAAGCACGGGTGTATGATACTCCTTTTGCGGCTTTGTTGTCAGATTGCTTCAAGAAACAGAAATTGCCTCAAACTATTTTGTAG